In one window of Coleofasciculus chthonoplastes PCC 7420 DNA:
- the miaB gene encoding tRNA (N6-isopentenyl adenosine(37)-C2)-methylthiotransferase MiaB, with protein sequence MTTSPRRYHITTFGCQMNKADSERMAGILEDMGFEWSEDPNDASLILYNTCTIRDNAEQKVYSYLGRQAKRKQEQADLTLIVAGCVAQQEGEALLRRVPELDLVMGPQHANRLKDLLEQVGDGNQIVATEPIHIVEDITKPRRDSTVTAWVNVIYGCNERCTYCVVPNVRGVEQSRTPEAIRAEMAELGQQGYKEITLLGQNIDAYGRDLPGVTESGRHQHTLTDLLYYVHDVPSIERIRFATSHPRYFTERLIRACKELPKVCEHFHIPFQSGDNDILKAMARGYTQEKYRRIIDTIRDYMPDASISADAIVGFPGETEAQFENTLKLVEDIEFDQLNTAAYSPRPGTPAALWENQLSEEVKSDRLQRLNHLVSIKAAARSQRYFGRIEEVLVEDQNPKDSSQVMGRTRGNRLTFFSGDINQLKGQLVKVKITEVRAFSLTGEALTLAPC encoded by the coding sequence ATGACCACTTCCCCCCGTCGCTACCATATCACCACCTTCGGCTGCCAGATGAACAAAGCCGACTCGGAACGCATGGCTGGTATCTTAGAAGATATGGGATTTGAGTGGTCAGAAGATCCCAATGACGCTAGCCTGATCCTTTACAACACCTGCACGATTCGCGATAATGCCGAGCAAAAAGTCTATTCCTACCTGGGTAGACAGGCAAAGCGAAAACAAGAACAAGCCGACCTTACCTTAATTGTCGCTGGCTGTGTCGCTCAACAGGAAGGAGAAGCGCTGCTGCGGCGTGTTCCCGAACTGGATTTAGTTATGGGACCTCAACACGCTAACCGCCTGAAAGACTTACTCGAACAAGTCGGTGACGGAAACCAAATTGTCGCCACTGAACCCATCCATATCGTCGAAGACATTACCAAACCCCGTCGCGATAGCACCGTTACCGCTTGGGTGAATGTAATTTACGGCTGTAACGAACGCTGCACCTACTGTGTTGTCCCCAATGTGCGCGGCGTGGAACAATCCCGCACCCCGGAGGCGATTCGGGCAGAAATGGCGGAATTAGGACAGCAAGGGTATAAAGAAATCACCCTACTGGGACAAAATATTGATGCTTATGGACGAGATTTACCCGGCGTGACTGAATCGGGACGGCATCAGCACACCTTGACAGATTTACTCTATTATGTTCACGATGTCCCCAGCATTGAGCGGATTCGGTTTGCCACCAGTCACCCCCGCTATTTCACCGAACGACTCATTCGCGCTTGTAAGGAATTGCCGAAAGTTTGCGAACATTTCCATATTCCTTTCCAATCCGGGGATAACGATATCCTCAAAGCCATGGCGCGGGGATACACCCAGGAAAAATATCGCCGAATTATTGATACGATTCGCGATTATATGCCCGATGCTTCAATTAGTGCGGATGCGATTGTCGGCTTTCCCGGAGAAACCGAGGCACAGTTTGAGAATACGTTAAAACTGGTCGAGGATATTGAATTTGACCAATTAAACACCGCTGCTTACTCACCTCGCCCCGGTACACCCGCCGCCTTATGGGAGAATCAGTTAAGTGAAGAGGTAAAGAGCGATCGCCTACAACGACTCAACCATTTAGTTAGTATAAAAGCCGCCGCGCGATCGCAACGGTATTTCGGGCGAATTGAAGAAGTCCTCGTCGAAGACCAAAATCCCAAGGATTCCAGCCAAGTGATGGGACGCACCCGGGGGAATCGGTTGACGTTCTTTAGCGGCGATATTAATCAATTAAAAGGACAGTTAGTTAAGGTAAAAATTACCGAAGTTCGCGCCTTTAGTCTCACGGGTGAAGCGTTAACCTTAGCCCCTTGTTAA
- a CDS encoding HepT-like ribonuclease domain-containing protein: MNRDEAALLDIHNAAQRILIFATGVTKANLATNEEKQSAILYQVIVVGEATKRLSPDFRNTHPDIPWKDMAGMRDILAHQYDRVNLDTLWDLIQHDIPELVELIAPLLPKPTNM, encoded by the coding sequence ATGAACAGAGATGAGGCAGCACTACTAGATATCCATAATGCCGCGCAACGGATTCTGATATTTGCAACTGGAGTGACTAAAGCTAATTTAGCCACCAACGAAGAAAAACAATCTGCCATTCTTTACCAGGTGATAGTTGTCGGTGAAGCAACTAAGCGATTATCCCCCGATTTCCGCAACACTCATCCCGACATTCCCTGGAAGGATATGGCTGGAATGCGCGATATTCTTGCCCACCAATACGATCGCGTTAATCTTGATACGTTATGGGATCTAATTCAGCATGATATACCTGAACTCGTTGAACTGATTGCTCCCCTGTTACCCAAGCCAACAAATATGTGA
- a CDS encoding nucleotidyltransferase family protein: MILPLAQNPTIQTRLGLPSHEIVNFCQQWGITKMALFGSILRDDFRADSDIDVLITFAPNARQGLLTLAKIKHELESHLNRPIDLIPEASIQMSDNWIRQREILSTAQTIYEQR; this comes from the coding sequence ATGATCCTACCGCTCGCTCAAAATCCAACAATCCAAACCCGTTTGGGCTTACCTAGCCATGAAATTGTCAACTTCTGCCAACAGTGGGGAATCACCAAAATGGCATTATTTGGTTCAATCCTGCGTGACGACTTTCGAGCAGATAGCGATATCGATGTGCTGATCACATTCGCTCCCAATGCACGGCAAGGATTGCTCACCCTAGCGAAAATTAAACACGAATTAGAATCCCATCTCAATCGCCCTATTGACCTTATCCCTGAAGCCTCAATTCAGATGAGTGATAATTGGATTCGGCAGCGAGAAATATTAAGTACCGCCCAAACAATCTATGAACAGAGATGA
- a CDS encoding NACHT domain-containing protein — MTGSEALIAQAISGIAVPVFQTLWGQGGKVLGLFGKTLDEKAKQAIFKASRQYAQNYTERHGILKVLGMREPVSLESVYTTVQFLDDAAIRSFESVETLETVYREAKQRSFQSKDCPKQAGITVANQKPYLMVLGSPGSGKSTFLRRMGLEALKGKKGKFKHACIPVLIELKTFNQGEIDIEHKIAEEFRICGFPSYQAFTAKALEQGKLLILLDGLDEVPTERMNQVIQHIQNFVDLHDKNRFIASCRVAAYRHNFRRFTDVAMAEFDDDQIENFISNWFGREPEIGQECWQKLNHEDNKAAKELTQTPLLLTLVCLLYQRSRKFPTNRATLYERALRVLLEEWAAEKGVFKDDVYKGLDTKRKEMMLSEIAHDAFQADHLFLPRREITDQIEELLAEMLPDETLIDGEAVLKSIEKQHGVLVQRAEGVYSFSHLTLQEYLTAQYIDDHRQIEKLVKEHLTDQRWREVFLLVSGLMRGGADELLLLMEKKAQTYINTPRLQALLRWADWITADSESDMKPVAKRAIALTYAHALAYSLANPSAYSFALANALADPSAYSFALVYSLALVLADAHAYSFALVLADAHAYAHAHALANALAITKAIDTTYNLKEFKIFKDTNLTVLIARLEVLKTQVPKNNQSLEKHQVFSVKILQTYLKCFNLTQKLINLPEAEAKAMSNYCYANSLMVRCKESAVRVSPKTWGTIEERMLRVPDNG, encoded by the coding sequence ATGACTGGATCTGAAGCTCTCATCGCTCAAGCGATTAGCGGCATCGCCGTTCCCGTTTTCCAAACCCTCTGGGGACAAGGTGGTAAAGTTCTGGGATTATTTGGCAAAACTCTGGATGAAAAAGCCAAACAAGCGATTTTTAAAGCCTCTCGGCAATATGCACAGAATTACACAGAACGTCACGGCATTCTGAAAGTCTTAGGAATGCGAGAACCTGTTTCCTTGGAATCGGTTTATACAACGGTGCAATTTTTGGATGACGCCGCGATTCGCAGTTTTGAATCCGTTGAAACCCTGGAAACTGTCTATCGAGAAGCAAAACAGCGGAGTTTTCAGTCTAAAGATTGCCCCAAGCAAGCCGGAATCACTGTCGCCAATCAAAAGCCGTATTTGATGGTGTTAGGAAGTCCCGGTTCAGGAAAGTCTACCTTCTTGCGGCGGATGGGATTGGAAGCGCTGAAGGGAAAGAAGGGGAAATTTAAACACGCTTGTATTCCAGTATTGATTGAACTCAAGACATTTAACCAGGGTGAGATTGATATTGAACATAAAATTGCTGAAGAATTCCGTATCTGTGGCTTTCCCTCGTACCAGGCATTTACGGCTAAAGCCTTGGAACAAGGGAAACTGCTGATTTTGTTGGATGGATTGGATGAAGTGCCAACGGAGCGCATGAATCAGGTAATTCAGCATATTCAGAACTTTGTCGATTTACATGATAAAAATCGCTTTATTGCTTCCTGTCGAGTTGCGGCTTATCGCCACAATTTCCGCCGCTTTACCGATGTGGCAATGGCAGAGTTTGATGATGATCAGATTGAAAACTTTATTAGTAATTGGTTTGGGCGTGAACCAGAAATAGGTCAAGAATGTTGGCAAAAGCTGAATCATGAAGACAATAAAGCGGCGAAGGAACTCACCCAGACACCATTGTTGCTGACGTTAGTCTGTTTACTTTATCAGCGCTCCCGTAAATTTCCCACCAACCGCGCTACGCTGTATGAACGGGCATTGCGTGTCTTGCTGGAAGAATGGGCAGCGGAAAAGGGTGTGTTTAAAGATGACGTTTATAAAGGATTAGATACGAAACGCAAGGAGATGATGCTGTCAGAAATTGCCCATGATGCGTTTCAGGCAGATCATTTATTTTTACCTAGACGGGAAATTACGGATCAGATTGAGGAACTCTTGGCAGAAATGCTTCCGGATGAAACATTGATTGATGGGGAAGCGGTTTTAAAATCAATTGAAAAACAACATGGGGTATTAGTCCAACGGGCAGAAGGGGTTTACTCGTTTTCTCATTTGACGCTTCAAGAATATTTGACGGCGCAATATATTGATGATCATCGCCAAATTGAAAAGTTAGTCAAGGAACATCTTACTGATCAGCGCTGGCGAGAGGTATTTTTGTTGGTTTCTGGACTTATGCGGGGTGGAGCAGATGAGTTACTCTTGTTGATGGAAAAAAAAGCGCAAACCTATATTAATACTCCTCGGTTACAAGCGTTATTACGTTGGGCAGATTGGATCACGGCTGATTCTGAAAGCGATATGAAGCCTGTGGCAAAACGTGCGATCGCCCTTACCTACGCCCACGCTCTCGCCTACTCTCTTGCCAACCCCAGCGCCTACTCCTTCGCCCTCGCCAACGCTCTAGCTGACCCCAGTGCCTACTCCTTCGCCCTTGTCTACTCCCTCGCCCTCGTCCTCGCCGACGCCCATGCCTACTCCTTCGCCCTCGTCCTCGCCGACGCCCATGCCTACGCCCATGCCCACGCCCTCGCCAACGCCCTTGCTATCACTAAAGCTATTGACACTACTTATAACTTGAAAGAATTTAAAATTTTCAAAGACACCAATCTCACGGTGTTGATTGCCAGACTAGAAGTCCTGAAAACTCAAGTACCAAAAAATAATCAATCTCTGGAAAAACATCAAGTCTTTTCTGTGAAAATATTACAGACTTATCTCAAATGTTTTAATTTAACCCAAAAATTAATTAATTTACCTGAAGCAGAAGCAAAGGCAATGTCCAATTATTGCTATGCCAATTCTCTGATGGTTCGGTGCAAGGAATCAGCCGTGCGGGTATCGCCCAAAACCTGGGGGACGATTGAAGAACGTATGTTGCGGGTTCCCGACAACGGATAA
- a CDS encoding DUF2721 domain-containing protein: MDQMSLTVTQVIQAILAPAVMISSSGLFFLGLNARQSSLLNRIRLLNNERRILSRELTHQGQFDAGEDIRFLSLEHQLNNLLRRAWYVRNATLCDTLAVVFFVLTSFAIALHFFMGITLLERVPIFLFITGMFLVLVGVICLAIDELIAYSVILLEVQDKQSIMVDFFARSNERNPGEQSKM; this comes from the coding sequence ATGGATCAAATGTCTCTCACTGTCACTCAAGTCATTCAAGCCATCCTTGCGCCAGCCGTGATGATTTCTTCCAGTGGATTATTTTTTTTGGGATTAAATGCGAGACAGTCTTCTTTATTAAATCGCATCCGCTTATTGAACAATGAGAGAAGAATCCTTTCGCGAGAGTTAACGCATCAAGGACAGTTCGATGCAGGAGAAGATATTCGCTTTTTAAGTTTAGAGCATCAACTGAATAATCTGTTGCGCCGCGCCTGGTATGTGCGGAATGCAACCCTTTGCGACACATTAGCGGTGGTTTTTTTTGTGCTGACCTCATTTGCTATTGCTCTGCATTTTTTTATGGGAATCACTCTCCTGGAACGAGTCCCCATTTTTTTGTTTATCACCGGAATGTTTTTGGTGTTAGTGGGAGTAATTTGTTTAGCGATTGACGAATTAATCGCCTATTCAGTAATTTTACTAGAGGTTCAAGACAAACAATCGATTATGGTTGACTTTTTTGCCCGATCAAATGAACGGAATCCAGGAGAGCAGAGTAAAATGTAA
- a CDS encoding PAS domain S-box protein, producing the protein MNSFQTPSESMDQPANREFTQTLFLRISDDLFGIWNKEGYWQPLNPAWEKVLGWTEEELRSHTSWELIHPDDRDRTIAHFTSTEAVECEHRLRHQDGSYRWLAWKLIPVEDGRLYGVGKNITETKHTEAKLKERIEFEQLITSLSHQFIQLSSDGIEHAIKHTLEKIGKFCECDRTYMALFSEDTATASMIQEWDAPGVSSIQPQWQDFPTASYPWGMAKLRNLETIQISRRSDLPPEANSLKQALELTGAKSIAIVPIAQGNHLIGYLGCSTVNAEKIWSDDILSLLQIIGGIFANALSRQQAESQLRESERRFRAVFNQTFQLSSLLTLEGNVVADNQTATDFCQLDSFQVIGYPFWQLKCWTISAETQQQLQTAIAEAATGKTIRYEADILAPDQSVITIDFSLKPLRKENGEIELLIAEGRDISDRKQAEAKLQTAMVELEQRVEERTHELKQTNAQLQAEILQHQQTEAELRNSEQQFRRVFDEAPIGMTLADLNDRYIRVNRAFYSMLGYSQSEVMALSFKDITHPDELALEIPYMQQLIKGEIDSFQLEKRYIKKNKDLVWVNLTLIALRDKKGEVLYTLAMVEDITERKQAMEALRQSEARYRAIVEDQTELICRFKTDGTFTFVNDAYCRYFNKQRSELIGYRFKPQIPEIDQEFVNQQFKTLSVEKPIVTYEHRVILPDNEIRWQQWTERVMFDNEVNIVEFQGVGRDITPLKKAEAEIIKALEKERELSELRSSFVSLVSHEFRTPLTAILSSSELLDRYSKKLTDEKKKAHHQRIQIAVSRMTQLLDDVLTIGKAEAGKLTFKPASMNLIAFCQDIVDTLQMSISQQHSINFVCHGDCGDAQMDEKLLQHILNNLISNAIKYSSQGSEVKVELTCEGESAIFHIQDQGIGIPPEDIKKLFSSFQRAGNVGTIQGTGLGLAIVKKCVDLHGGLITVESEVGKGTTFTIILPLQSMAE; encoded by the coding sequence ATGAATAGTTTTCAAACGCCTAGTGAATCCATGGATCAACCAGCCAACCGGGAATTCACTCAAACTTTATTTTTGAGAATATCGGATGATTTATTCGGAATATGGAACAAAGAGGGATATTGGCAGCCGCTGAATCCGGCTTGGGAAAAGGTTTTGGGCTGGACAGAGGAGGAGTTGCGATCGCATACTTCCTGGGAACTGATTCATCCCGATGATCGCGATCGCACCATCGCCCACTTTACCTCAACCGAGGCGGTTGAGTGTGAACATCGCCTTCGCCACCAAGACGGGAGTTATCGCTGGCTGGCGTGGAAACTGATTCCGGTGGAAGATGGTAGGTTGTATGGTGTTGGCAAAAACATCACCGAAACCAAGCACACAGAAGCCAAGCTCAAAGAACGCATCGAGTTTGAGCAGTTAATCACTAGCCTATCCCATCAATTCATCCAGTTGTCCTCGGATGGTATTGAGCATGCCATTAAGCACACCCTGGAAAAAATCGGTAAATTTTGCGAGTGCGATCGCACTTATATGGCATTATTCTCAGAAGACACTGCTACCGCCAGTATGATTCAGGAATGGGATGCACCGGGTGTGAGTTCCATCCAACCCCAATGGCAAGATTTTCCCACCGCCTCTTACCCGTGGGGAATGGCAAAACTGAGAAACTTAGAAACGATTCAAATTTCCCGCCGCAGCGATTTGCCCCCCGAAGCCAATTCCCTGAAACAAGCGCTGGAGTTAACCGGGGCTAAATCTATCGCCATTGTTCCCATCGCCCAAGGCAATCATCTAATCGGATATTTAGGGTGTTCCACTGTTAACGCAGAAAAAATTTGGTCAGACGATATCCTCTCCCTCTTACAAATTATTGGTGGTATCTTTGCTAACGCCTTGAGTCGCCAGCAAGCCGAATCCCAACTGCGAGAAAGTGAACGGCGATTTCGGGCGGTTTTCAATCAAACGTTCCAATTGTCCAGCTTGTTAACGTTAGAGGGAAATGTTGTCGCTGATAACCAGACAGCTACAGACTTTTGCCAACTAGATAGTTTTCAAGTAATCGGATATCCCTTCTGGCAATTAAAATGTTGGACAATTTCTGCCGAAACTCAACAGCAGTTGCAAACGGCGATTGCTGAAGCGGCGACAGGGAAAACCATTCGCTATGAAGCCGATATATTAGCCCCCGATCAGTCCGTGATCACGATTGACTTTTCCCTCAAACCCCTGCGAAAGGAAAACGGCGAAATCGAACTCTTAATTGCCGAAGGTCGGGATATTAGCGATCGTAAACAAGCAGAAGCAAAACTGCAAACGGCGATGGTAGAGTTAGAACAGCGGGTTGAGGAACGGACTCACGAACTCAAGCAGACAAACGCGCAACTGCAAGCGGAAATTCTTCAGCATCAGCAAACCGAAGCCGAGTTACGCAATAGCGAACAACAGTTTCGTCGGGTATTTGATGAAGCACCCATTGGCATGACATTGGCAGACTTAAATGATCGCTATATTCGCGTAAATCGGGCATTTTATTCCATGCTGGGGTACAGTCAATCGGAAGTCATGGCACTCAGCTTTAAGGATATTACCCACCCCGACGAGTTGGCGCTGGAAATCCCTTATATGCAGCAGTTAATTAAGGGGGAGATTGACAGCTTTCAACTGGAAAAACGCTATATCAAAAAGAATAAAGATTTAGTTTGGGTCAATTTAACGCTCATTGCCTTACGGGATAAAAAGGGAGAAGTCCTCTATACCTTAGCCATGGTTGAGGATATCACCGAACGCAAACAAGCCATGGAAGCCCTGCGTCAAAGTGAGGCACGGTATCGAGCCATTGTTGAAGATCAAACTGAATTGATTTGTCGGTTTAAAACCGATGGCACATTCACCTTTGTCAATGATGCCTACTGTCGCTATTTCAACAAACAACGCTCCGAATTAATCGGATATCGATTTAAACCCCAGATTCCGGAAATTGACCAGGAATTTGTCAACCAGCAATTTAAAACCCTTTCCGTTGAAAAGCCCATCGTCACCTACGAACACCGAGTCATTTTGCCAGACAATGAGATTCGCTGGCAACAATGGACCGAACGAGTGATGTTTGACAATGAAGTAAATATTGTCGAGTTTCAGGGAGTTGGGCGGGATATTACACCGTTGAAAAAGGCAGAAGCGGAAATTATTAAAGCTTTGGAAAAGGAACGAGAACTGAGTGAACTACGCTCTAGTTTTGTCTCCTTGGTGTCTCATGAATTCCGCACCCCCTTAACGGCAATTCTGTCATCGTCAGAACTTTTAGACCGCTACAGCAAAAAGTTAACCGATGAGAAGAAAAAGGCGCATCATCAGCGGATTCAAATTGCGGTTAGCCGGATGACGCAGCTATTAGATGATGTGCTGACAATTGGGAAAGCTGAGGCGGGGAAACTGACGTTTAAGCCAGCCTCAATGAATTTAATTGCCTTCTGTCAGGACATTGTAGACACGCTGCAAATGAGTATCAGTCAACAGCATTCGATTAACTTTGTCTGTCATGGTGACTGTGGGGATGCTCAAATGGATGAGAAACTGTTACAGCATATCTTGAACAACTTAATTTCTAATGCGATTAAGTATTCTTCCCAGGGGAGTGAGGTGAAGGTTGAGTTAACTTGCGAAGGAGAATCGGCGATTTTCCATATTCAAGATCAAGGGATTGGTATTCCGCCAGAGGATATCAAAAAACTATTCTCGTCGTTTCAACGCGCCGGCAATGTTGGCACAATTCAGGGAACGGGATTAGGATTAGCCATTGTCAAGAAATGCGTGGATTTGCATGGTGGACTGATTACAGTTGAAAGTGAAGTTGGTAAAGGGACAACGTTTACGATTATATTACCTTTGCAATCGATGGCAGAGTAA